A genomic stretch from Nodosilinea sp. PGN35 includes:
- a CDS encoding SPFH domain-containing protein, producing MGGFFSFLIVLIFGGSIAASSVKIINQSDEALVETLGKYNGKKLTPGLNFLVPFLDKVVFKQTIRERVLDIPPQQCITRDNVSITVDAVVYWRIVDMEKAYYKVENLQSAMVNLVLTQIRSEMGQLELDQTFTARSEINELLLRELDISTDPWGVKVTRVELRDIVPSKAVQDSMELQMAAERKKRAAVLTSEGERESAVNSAKGRAESAVLDAEARQKAAILDAEAQQKAIVLRAQALRQEQILQAQGTAEAMQVIAQTLATDPGMGEALQFILAQHYLEMGLKIGSSDSSKVMFMDPKSIPATLEGMRAIVGNG from the coding sequence ATGGGCGGCTTTTTTAGTTTTCTAATTGTGCTGATCTTTGGCGGGTCGATCGCCGCCAGCTCCGTCAAAATCATCAACCAGAGCGACGAGGCCCTGGTCGAAACCCTGGGTAAGTACAACGGCAAAAAGCTCACCCCCGGCCTCAATTTTTTGGTGCCCTTTCTCGACAAGGTGGTGTTTAAGCAGACCATTCGCGAGCGGGTGCTCGATATTCCGCCCCAGCAGTGCATTACCCGCGACAACGTCTCGATTACGGTAGACGCCGTGGTGTACTGGCGCATTGTCGATATGGAAAAGGCCTACTACAAGGTCGAAAACCTGCAATCGGCCATGGTCAACCTGGTGCTCACCCAAATTCGCTCGGAGATGGGTCAGCTCGAGCTCGATCAAACCTTTACCGCCCGCTCTGAAATCAACGAACTGCTGCTGCGCGAGCTGGACATTTCCACCGACCCCTGGGGCGTCAAAGTGACCCGCGTGGAGCTGCGCGACATCGTGCCCTCCAAGGCGGTGCAGGACTCGATGGAGCTGCAAATGGCCGCCGAGCGCAAAAAGCGGGCCGCCGTGCTCACCTCCGAGGGGGAGCGCGAGTCGGCGGTAAACTCGGCCAAGGGCCGGGCCGAGTCGGCGGTGCTCGACGCCGAAGCGCGGCAAAAGGCGGCCATTTTAGACGCTGAGGCCCAGCAAAAGGCGATCGTGCTGCGCGCCCAGGCCCTGCGCCAGGAGCAAATTTTGCAGGCCCAGGGTACCGCTGAAGCCATGCAGGTGATTGCCCAAACCCTGGCCACAGACCCCGGCATGGGGGAAGCGCTGCAATTCATCCTGGCGCAGCACTACCTGGAGATGGGGCTAAAAATTGGCAGCAGCGACAGCAGCAAGGTGATGTTTATGGATCCTAAAAGCATTCCAGCAACGCTGGAGGGCATGCGGGCGATCGTCGGTAACGGGTAG
- a CDS encoding GMC oxidoreductase has translation MKADVCIIGSGPAGITLAREFLGTENHICLLESGGIGQDLDIQDLSYGDSIGEEFLPLKDVRNRQFGGNSNIWSIKLGRKADRQWEIGVRYVPLDDIDFDQRDWVPHSGWPISYKELIPYYEKAQRVAHSGPFAYSPAPWSDAQAKPFDFAENTFTSKVFQFGARTVFYQNYLAELGAAPNIDVYLYATAVELEVPQENSLVQRVKVSNLTGKSYWVEAKTFVLATGGMENARLMLASNRHRACGVGNENDLVGRFFMDHPMLDIGRLVPDHRGAFAQAAFYDLRRVKGSPVMGHITLTKAAMAEHGLPNNAVVLLPRPSGRQTQAVLALKDLAENGYLKHPTPQHWPAIAQRLLKVAGGLDYIARVVYDARKYDQSLLHGLGRGGWSESPQIYNRFKSYEVLLVTEQVPDPSNRVQLSRQLDALGMPRLELDWRWGSDNRDSAKRTQDLFAAAAKKSGLGRYVSNFGDGDLSMPGPAGIAHHMGTTRMGADPRRGVVNENCQVHSVPNLYVASSSVFPTGGYANPTLTILALTLRLADHLKATGSQAAAVVQTGQTA, from the coding sequence TTGAAAGCTGATGTTTGCATTATTGGCTCTGGCCCGGCAGGAATAACTCTAGCCAGGGAGTTTTTGGGCACAGAAAACCATATTTGTCTACTAGAAAGTGGCGGTATTGGTCAGGATTTAGATATTCAAGATCTCAGCTACGGAGACAGTATTGGGGAAGAGTTTCTGCCCCTTAAAGATGTTCGCAACCGGCAGTTTGGCGGCAACTCCAACATTTGGTCTATCAAGCTGGGGCGCAAAGCAGACAGGCAGTGGGAAATTGGAGTGCGCTACGTTCCCCTAGACGACATCGATTTCGACCAGAGAGACTGGGTGCCCCATAGCGGTTGGCCGATCAGCTACAAAGAACTAATACCGTACTACGAAAAGGCTCAGAGGGTGGCCCATTCTGGGCCATTTGCCTATAGCCCTGCGCCGTGGTCTGATGCCCAGGCAAAACCCTTTGACTTCGCTGAGAATACGTTCACCTCAAAGGTCTTTCAGTTCGGCGCGCGGACCGTATTTTATCAAAACTATCTCGCAGAGTTAGGCGCTGCCCCCAATATTGATGTCTACCTCTACGCAACTGCGGTGGAGCTGGAGGTTCCCCAGGAAAATAGCCTGGTACAGCGGGTTAAAGTTAGCAACCTGACGGGAAAAAGCTATTGGGTAGAGGCTAAAACCTTTGTGCTGGCTACGGGGGGTATGGAGAATGCCAGGCTGATGCTGGCATCCAACCGGCATCGAGCTTGCGGTGTGGGCAACGAAAACGACCTGGTGGGTCGCTTCTTTATGGATCACCCCATGCTCGACATTGGGCGACTTGTGCCAGATCATAGGGGTGCCTTTGCTCAGGCTGCCTTTTATGACCTGCGGCGGGTCAAGGGCAGCCCGGTGATGGGTCACATTACCCTGACTAAAGCTGCGATGGCCGAGCATGGGCTCCCCAACAATGCCGTGGTTTTGCTGCCTCGGCCCAGTGGGCGACAAACCCAGGCGGTGCTGGCGCTGAAAGATCTGGCTGAGAATGGCTATCTCAAGCATCCTACCCCGCAGCACTGGCCTGCGATCGCCCAAAGACTGCTCAAGGTAGCGGGCGGGTTAGACTACATCGCCCGCGTGGTCTACGACGCTCGCAAATACGACCAGTCTCTCCTCCACGGCCTGGGGCGAGGCGGGTGGTCAGAGAGCCCTCAAATTTACAATCGCTTCAAGTCCTACGAGGTTTTACTGGTCACCGAACAGGTGCCCGATCCCAGCAACCGCGTTCAGCTCAGCCGCCAGCTCGACGCCCTGGGCATGCCCCGCCTAGAACTCGACTGGCGGTGGGGAAGCGACAATCGCGATAGCGCAAAACGCACCCAGGATTTATTCGCGGCGGCGGCCAAAAAATCAGGGCTAGGGCGCTACGTCAGCAACTTTGGCGACGGCGACCTGTCCATGCCGGGGCCAGCCGGTATCGCCCACCACATGGGCACAACGCGCATGGGTGCTGACCCCCGCCGGGGAGTGGTCAACGAGAACTGCCAGGTGCATTCGGTGCCCAACCTCTACGTGGCCAGTAGTTCTGTCTTCCCCACCGGGGGCTATGCCAACCCCACGCTGACCATACTGGCGCTGACCCTACGCCTGGCCGACCACCTGAAAGCAACCGGGTCTCAAGCGGCGGCTGTCGTGCAAACGGGCCAAACCGCATAA
- a CDS encoding ROK family protein, whose protein sequence is MGTDQQQMIGVDLGGSAIKLGRFTQAGHCLADLTVPTPQPATPNAVIEAMAAAIAALDPHREAVAIGVGTPGPADAAGRIARVAINLAGWHDVPIADALEAKTGRSVTVANDANCAGLGEAWLGAGRNFKDVLTLTLGTGVGGAIILDGQLFVGRNGTAGELGLITLNPEGPPCNSGNRGSLEQHCSVQAIVRETGLTPAVLFERAKAGDKDAIAFWQTYGRWLGAGIASLVYVLTPEAVILGGGISAAAALFLPTTLAELETRVLLSSREGMQVLVAELGNQAGMAGAARLAFQRYGDR, encoded by the coding sequence ATGGGGACAGATCAGCAGCAGATGATCGGCGTTGATTTGGGCGGGTCTGCCATCAAGCTGGGGCGCTTTACCCAGGCGGGGCACTGCCTGGCCGACCTCACGGTGCCCACCCCTCAGCCCGCCACGCCGAACGCCGTGATTGAGGCAATGGCGGCGGCGATCGCCGCCCTTGACCCCCACCGCGAAGCCGTGGCCATCGGCGTGGGCACCCCCGGCCCCGCCGATGCCGCTGGCCGCATTGCCCGCGTCGCCATCAACTTAGCCGGGTGGCACGATGTGCCGATCGCCGATGCGCTCGAAGCCAAGACGGGGCGGTCGGTCACAGTAGCCAACGATGCCAACTGCGCCGGTCTGGGGGAAGCCTGGCTGGGGGCCGGGCGCAACTTTAAAGATGTGCTGACCCTCACCCTGGGCACGGGGGTCGGCGGCGCGATCATTCTCGACGGCCAGCTGTTTGTGGGCCGCAACGGCACCGCCGGGGAACTGGGCCTAATTACCCTCAACCCCGAGGGACCACCCTGCAACAGCGGCAATCGAGGATCGCTGGAGCAGCACTGCTCGGTGCAGGCGATCGTGCGAGAGACGGGGCTGACCCCGGCGGTGCTGTTTGAGCGGGCCAAGGCGGGGGATAAAGATGCGATCGCCTTCTGGCAAACCTACGGTCGCTGGCTGGGGGCGGGCATCGCCAGTCTGGTCTACGTACTCACCCCCGAGGCGGTGATTCTCGGCGGCGGCATTAGCGCGGCGGCGGCGCTGTTTTTGCCCACAACCCTGGCGGAGCTAGAGACCCGCGTGTTGCTCAGTTCCCGCGAGGGCATGCAGGTGCTGGTGGCGGAGCTGGGCAACCAGGCGGGCATGGCTGGGGCGGCGCGCCTGGCGTTTCAGCGGTATGGCGATCGCTAG
- a CDS encoding protein phosphatase 2C domain-containing protein, translating to MNRVERRPSRYKPYLWVIGTDIETLPVDELVGQRYRVVGSRIWLDTQPDQRPAVPDSFSQEALPYLKAHPHRLHVPGLYGVLERTGAPPILLLENAPIHPQAGELLPELAAGVLGAPPLRQANWLWQLWELWGTLGELGLARSLLEPGNLRVDGWRLRLVELWPDGEPPTLAELAELWRSLLSPLHLAVSEPLRSLVNRLDADAVDRDTLALELNQILLRQAATTTSRIALAGATAQGPTQPRNEDACWPQGTPSDAAQGFQIAMVCDGVGGHDGGEVASQLAVQALQIQLPVLLAETQNESQVLPPQVIGQQLEAVIRIVNELISFQNDSHGRVGHQRMGTTLVMAVVIPQRVQTDDGWGRVNEVYLAHVGDSRAYWITPDYCHPLTVDDDIAGREVVACRQTWPVAQERSDAGALTQALGTRSGDYLQPHIQRFVFDETGILLLCSDGLSDNYRIEDAWANYIGLIIKDIVTLDSAVASWIELANQKNGHDNTAVVLMQHKLLVPSQAGAETPVGAAAFQETAMPAGAKLYGENLPHEEVVPTPVDSQPPRGVPRWVLAVSGSALLVGLLGWWLLAGRSPEPPEPEPTPPVAPAP from the coding sequence ATGAATCGTGTTGAGCGTCGCCCCTCTCGCTATAAGCCCTATCTCTGGGTAATCGGCACCGACATTGAAACCCTGCCTGTCGATGAGCTGGTGGGTCAGCGCTACCGCGTGGTTGGCTCGCGGATCTGGCTCGACACCCAGCCCGATCAGCGGCCCGCTGTCCCCGACAGCTTTTCTCAAGAGGCGCTGCCCTACCTGAAGGCCCACCCCCACCGGCTGCACGTGCCGGGGCTATATGGTGTGCTAGAGCGCACCGGGGCACCGCCAATTTTGCTGCTGGAGAATGCCCCGATCCACCCCCAGGCGGGGGAGCTGCTGCCGGAGCTGGCGGCGGGGGTGTTGGGTGCGCCGCCCCTGCGCCAGGCCAACTGGCTCTGGCAGCTGTGGGAGCTGTGGGGCACGCTGGGCGAGCTGGGCCTGGCCAGGAGTTTGCTAGAGCCCGGCAATCTGCGGGTCGATGGCTGGCGGCTGCGGCTGGTGGAGCTGTGGCCCGACGGCGAGCCGCCCACCCTGGCGGAGCTGGCGGAGCTGTGGCGATCGCTGCTGTCGCCCCTGCACCTGGCGGTGTCGGAGCCGCTGCGATCGCTCGTCAACCGCCTTGACGCCGACGCCGTTGACCGCGACACCCTAGCGCTCGAACTCAACCAAATTCTGCTGCGTCAGGCCGCCACGACCACCAGCCGCATCGCCCTGGCGGGGGCCACCGCCCAGGGGCCGACCCAGCCCCGCAACGAAGATGCCTGCTGGCCCCAGGGCACCCCAAGCGACGCTGCCCAGGGGTTTCAGATCGCCATGGTGTGCGACGGGGTGGGGGGGCACGACGGCGGCGAAGTCGCCAGCCAGCTGGCGGTGCAGGCGCTGCAAATTCAGCTGCCCGTGCTGCTGGCCGAAACCCAAAACGAGTCGCAGGTGCTGCCGCCCCAGGTGATTGGGCAGCAGCTCGAGGCGGTGATTCGCATCGTCAACGAGCTGATTAGCTTTCAAAACGACAGCCACGGGCGAGTGGGCCACCAGCGCATGGGCACCACCCTGGTGATGGCGGTGGTCATACCCCAGCGGGTGCAGACCGACGACGGCTGGGGGCGGGTCAACGAGGTCTATCTGGCCCACGTTGGCGACAGCCGCGCCTACTGGATTACCCCCGACTACTGCCACCCGCTGACGGTAGACGACGACATCGCCGGGCGCGAGGTCGTCGCCTGCCGCCAAACCTGGCCCGTGGCCCAAGAGCGCAGCGATGCCGGGGCGCTGACCCAGGCCCTGGGCACCCGCAGCGGCGACTATCTCCAGCCCCATATTCAGCGCTTTGTGTTTGACGAAACCGGCATTTTGCTGCTGTGCTCCGACGGTCTCAGCGACAACTACCGCATCGAAGACGCCTGGGCCAACTACATTGGCCTGATTATTAAAGACATTGTCACTCTCGACTCGGCGGTGGCCTCGTGGATTGAGCTGGCCAACCAGAAGAACGGCCACGACAATACCGCCGTGGTGCTGATGCAGCACAAGCTGTTAGTGCCCTCCCAGGCCGGGGCAGAGACCCCCGTGGGGGCTGCTGCCTTCCAGGAGACGGCCATGCCCGCCGGGGCCAAACTCTACGGCGAAAATCTGCCCCACGAAGAGGTTGTGCCCACCCCGGTAGACTCTCAGCCGCCCCGAGGAGTGCCCCGCTGGGTGCTGGCGGTGTCGGGGTCGGCCCTGCTGGTGGGGCTGCTGGGCTGGTGGCTGCTGGCCGGTCGCTCGCCGGAGCCGCCGGAGCCGGAGCCGACGCCGCCCGTGGCACCTGCGCCCTAG
- a CDS encoding YdcF family protein has translation MFLFLSKLLPLLVYPLGLACVLLVVALLCLRRRPRWAAGAIALALALLLVSSNSWVATAVVRSLEWRYRDTVNLPEAEAIVVLGGAIKPQFPPRPWIDVAEEGDRVLHGARLYLEGKAPLLVLSGGRITWGQGQSRSEAADMAELAEAMGVPPSAIVLEPDALNTFENAAYTQVLLANLGIERILLVTSAMHMPRSLAIFRKQGFDAIPAPTDFRVAGDPADPTRTTWQGRTLGLVPQTDNLHKFTRALKEYIGLGIYWARGWL, from the coding sequence ATGTTTTTATTTCTGTCGAAGCTGTTGCCGCTGCTGGTCTATCCCCTGGGGCTGGCCTGTGTGCTGCTGGTGGTGGCGCTGCTCTGCCTCAGGCGGCGGCCCCGGTGGGCAGCGGGGGCGATCGCCCTGGCTCTGGCTCTGCTGCTGGTGAGCAGCAACAGCTGGGTGGCGACGGCGGTCGTGCGATCGCTGGAGTGGCGCTACCGAGATACGGTAAATCTGCCGGAGGCGGAGGCAATCGTGGTGCTGGGGGGCGCAATTAAGCCCCAGTTCCCGCCCCGGCCCTGGATTGATGTGGCCGAGGAGGGCGATCGCGTGCTGCACGGGGCGCGGCTTTACCTAGAGGGCAAAGCGCCGCTGCTGGTGTTGAGCGGCGGGCGGATTACCTGGGGCCAGGGCCAGAGCCGCTCCGAAGCCGCCGATATGGCCGAGCTGGCCGAGGCCATGGGGGTGCCCCCCAGCGCCATCGTGCTTGAGCCCGACGCGCTCAACACCTTTGAGAATGCAGCCTATACCCAGGTGCTGCTGGCTAATCTTGGCATTGAGCGCATTTTGCTGGTCACCTCAGCGATGCACATGCCCCGCTCCCTGGCGATCTTTAGAAAGCAGGGGTTTGACGCCATTCCCGCCCCGACCGACTTTCGCGTGGCCGGCGACCCCGCCGACCCGACCCGCACCACCTGGCAGGGACGCACCCTCGGCCTGGTGCCCCAGACCGACAACCTCCACAAATTTACCCGCGCGCTCAAGGAATACATCGGCCTGGGTATCTACTGGGCCAGGGGCTGGCTGTAG
- a CDS encoding NfeD family protein has protein sequence MNYPLFWAILGAVFCLMELFLPTGFVESTLGLSAFVVAFMALGVPSFSAQIVVWVALSLVFIFLLRRFVPQRTPYSLQESTEARTLTAIAPGQTGRVIYEGNSWQARCDDETITIGADQPVVVVRRKGNTLYVIPESALRA, from the coding sequence ATGAACTACCCTCTGTTTTGGGCCATTCTTGGGGCTGTCTTTTGCCTCATGGAGCTGTTTTTGCCCACGGGCTTTGTGGAGTCCACCCTGGGCCTGAGCGCCTTTGTCGTAGCCTTTATGGCGCTTGGGGTGCCGTCTTTTAGCGCTCAGATCGTAGTTTGGGTGGCGCTGTCGCTGGTGTTTATCTTCCTGCTGCGGCGGTTTGTGCCCCAGCGCACCCCCTACAGTCTGCAAGAGTCAACCGAAGCCCGCACGCTGACGGCGATCGCCCCTGGCCAAACCGGACGGGTGATCTACGAAGGCAACTCCTGGCAGGCCCGCTGCGACGACGAAACTATCACCATCGGTGCCGATCAGCCGGTGGTGGTGGTCAGGCGCAAGGGCAATACCCTGTACGTGATCCCTGAAAGCGCGCTGAGAGCCTAG
- a CDS encoding class I SAM-dependent methyltransferase, protein MPAPGRTDLDVPYVPTPMAVVDEMLRLAEVGEDDVLYDLGSGDGRIVIAAAERFGTRGVGVDIDPERVEEANANAAAAGVTDRVEFREQDLFETDFSEATVVTLYLLSEVNLRLKPRLLQELAPGTRVVSHAFDMGNWAPQETREVEGRMVYFWTVPEEVPPELL, encoded by the coding sequence TTGCCCGCCCCTGGCCGCACCGATCTCGATGTACCCTATGTGCCGACCCCCATGGCCGTGGTAGACGAGATGCTGCGGCTGGCCGAGGTCGGTGAAGACGATGTGCTCTACGACCTCGGCAGCGGTGACGGGCGCATTGTGATCGCCGCCGCCGAGCGCTTCGGCACCCGGGGCGTTGGTGTCGATATCGATCCAGAGCGGGTCGAAGAGGCCAACGCCAATGCGGCGGCGGCGGGGGTCACCGATCGGGTGGAGTTTAGGGAACAAGATCTGTTTGAGACCGATTTCAGCGAGGCCACCGTCGTTACTCTCTACCTGCTGTCCGAGGTGAATCTACGGCTCAAGCCCCGCCTCCTACAGGAGCTAGCGCCCGGCACCCGCGTAGTTTCCCATGCCTTTGATATGGGCAATTGGGCACCCCAGGAAACCCGAGAGGTGGAGGGCCGCATGGTCTACTTCTGGACAGTCCCCGAGGAGGTGCCGCCAGAGCTGCTGTAG
- the stpA gene encoding glucosylglycerol 3-phosphatase, whose translation MAYTATPPLHQQAFSLDHAAWIERLATTENLLIVQDLDGVCMGLVRDPLDRVIDLGYVEATQHFDGHFYVLTNGEHSGRRGINGILERSLGGEAQAQAGRYYLPGLAAGGVQWQSRAGQISHPGVSEAELAFLAAVPQKMSDRLRQFFQRQAEPLAGGALESAIQAAVLDNMASPTANLNTFHSLLCDRPGVYAALQQAMQTLMEDLLQQAARQGLKDCFFAHYAPNHGRGPDGKEILWLSQGDESGTTDFQFMLRGAIKEAGVLALLNRYYAERTGRSPLGADFSVRQAPHSHEALLELVVQNFDPALMPTLVGVGDTVTSVVVMADGQPVARRGGSDRNFLHLIQAIGQHFDTGNLVTYVDSSGGELKNRRAVKLEDRDGITVVTAGPGDPRDGDDPLRLNVVFPGGYRQYCQAFQTAAARRKQGPIKGQTI comes from the coding sequence ATGGCCTACACCGCTACTCCACCGCTGCATCAGCAGGCGTTTTCCCTCGACCATGCCGCCTGGATCGAGCGGCTGGCCACCACCGAAAACCTGCTGATTGTTCAAGATCTCGACGGGGTCTGCATGGGGCTAGTCAGAGATCCCCTCGATCGGGTGATTGACCTGGGCTATGTCGAGGCCACCCAGCACTTTGACGGCCACTTCTACGTGCTGACCAATGGCGAGCACTCGGGTCGGCGAGGCATTAACGGCATCCTTGAGCGATCGCTGGGGGGAGAGGCCCAGGCCCAGGCAGGCCGCTACTATCTGCCGGGCCTGGCAGCCGGAGGCGTGCAGTGGCAGAGCCGCGCGGGTCAAATTTCCCATCCGGGGGTGAGCGAGGCCGAACTGGCCTTTTTGGCGGCGGTGCCCCAAAAAATGAGCGATCGCCTGCGCCAGTTTTTCCAGCGGCAGGCCGAGCCGCTGGCGGGCGGGGCTCTAGAGTCAGCCATTCAGGCGGCGGTGCTCGACAATATGGCCTCTCCCACCGCCAATCTCAACACCTTTCACAGTCTGCTGTGCGACCGACCCGGAGTGTATGCCGCCCTTCAGCAGGCAATGCAGACCCTGATGGAGGATCTCTTGCAGCAGGCGGCCCGCCAGGGTTTAAAAGACTGTTTCTTTGCCCACTACGCTCCCAACCACGGGCGCGGCCCAGACGGCAAAGAAATTCTCTGGCTGAGCCAGGGTGACGAGTCAGGCACTACTGATTTTCAGTTCATGCTGCGGGGGGCGATCAAAGAGGCGGGGGTGCTGGCCCTCCTAAACCGCTACTACGCCGAGAGAACGGGGCGATCTCCCCTCGGGGCAGACTTTAGCGTGCGCCAGGCACCCCACAGCCATGAGGCGCTGCTGGAGCTGGTGGTACAAAACTTTGACCCGGCGCTGATGCCCACCCTGGTAGGCGTGGGCGATACGGTGACCAGCGTTGTGGTGATGGCAGACGGGCAGCCGGTGGCCAGGCGGGGGGGCAGCGATCGCAACTTTCTCCACCTGATTCAGGCCATTGGCCAGCACTTTGACACCGGCAACCTGGTCACCTACGTCGATAGCAGCGGCGGCGAACTCAAAAACCGCCGGGCCGTCAAACTAGAGGATCGCGATGGCATTACGGTCGTCACCGCTGGCCCTGGTGACCCCCGTGATGGTGACGATCCGCTGCGGCTCAATGTGGTGTTTCCCGGCGGCTATCGGCAGTACTGCCAGGCGTTTCAAACCGCTGCGGCGCGGCGAAAACAGGGGCCAATTAAGGGGCAAACAATCTGA
- a CDS encoding general stress protein produces the protein MRTTDDQLNQYRRAIGLFSTRQEAEQAMYRLRDSGFNMDRVSVVAKSGEGLRDLTTDQSYDPNKSPSEQAKGGAGAGAKAGAVTGGAIGLIGSLGVLAIPGVGVAAEVGILLANALLGSGIGAAGGGLFGALIGWGIPENRANYYNDRVNTNNEYLVLVEGTEQDIRAAELVLRESGIRDWDIFSSNTAPGYARSR, from the coding sequence ATGAGAACGACTGATGACCAGCTCAATCAGTATCGCCGTGCGATCGGGCTGTTTTCCACTCGGCAAGAGGCCGAGCAAGCCATGTACCGCCTGCGCGACTCCGGCTTCAATATGGATCGTGTGTCCGTAGTGGCCAAGTCGGGGGAAGGGTTGAGAGATCTAACTACCGATCAGAGCTACGACCCCAATAAATCGCCGTCTGAGCAGGCTAAGGGCGGTGCTGGTGCCGGTGCCAAGGCGGGTGCAGTGACCGGCGGTGCCATCGGTCTGATCGGCAGCCTTGGCGTACTGGCTATTCCCGGCGTGGGCGTGGCGGCAGAAGTTGGCATTTTGCTTGCCAACGCGCTGTTGGGCAGCGGTATTGGCGCAGCCGGGGGTGGTCTGTTCGGTGCCCTGATCGGCTGGGGCATTCCCGAGAATCGGGCCAACTATTACAACGACAGAGTCAACACCAATAATGAGTATCTGGTGCTGGTCGAGGGTACTGAGCAGGATATTCGCGCCGCTGAACTGGTGCTGCGCGAAAGCGGCATTCGCGACTGGGATATCTTTAGCTCAAATACGGCTCCTGGCTACGCGCGGAGCCGCTAA